From the Musa acuminata AAA Group cultivar baxijiao chromosome BXJ3-7, Cavendish_Baxijiao_AAA, whole genome shotgun sequence genome, one window contains:
- the LOC135643495 gene encoding probable WRKY transcription factor 50 isoform X2, which produces MATAALDIGGLSCSPVFLFDDAPKLCTTDEFDVSEYVAVFDESSVTESSAVAGDVYCPTDDTMMNETKRMKVGDGCRIGFRTKSEVEILDDGFKWRKYGKKSVKNSPNPRNYYRCSTEGCGVKKRVERDRDDQRFVITIYEGVHNHISPCTLCHDYAHLPFAPSASAPWGRAMAGAPTISSSWAVQPAQWLESFLQDDM; this is translated from the exons ATGGCGACTGCCGCTCTGGACATCGGTGGCCTCTCCTGCTCCCCTGTCTTCCTCTTCGACGACGCTCCAAAGCTCTGCACTACCGATGAGTTCGACGTCTCCGAATACGTGGCTGTCTTCGACGAGAGCTCGGTCACGGAGTCATCAGCGGTAGCCGGCGACGTCTACTGCCCAACGGACGACACCATGAT GAACGAGACGAAGAGGATGAAGGTCGGCGACGGATGCAGGATCGGGTTCAGAACGAAGTCGGAGGTGGAGATATTGGATGATGGGTTCAAGTGGAGGAAGTACGGGAAGAAGTCGGTGAAGAACAGCCCCAATCCGAG GAACTACTACCGGTGCTCGACCGAGGGTTGCGGGGTGAAGAAGAGGGTGGAGAGGGACCGCGACGATCAGCGCTTTGTGATCACCATCTACGAAGGCGTGCACAACCACATCAGCCCATGTACGCTCTGCCACGACTACGCTCATCTCCCCTTCGCACCCTCGGCCTCAGCGCCATGGGGGAGGGCGATGGCGGGGGCGCCGACGATCTCCAGTTCATGGGCGGTGCAGCCTGCTCAGTGGTTGGAGTCGTTCCTTCAAGACGACATGTAG
- the LOC135643495 gene encoding probable WRKY transcription factor 50 isoform X1, producing the protein MATAALDIGGLSCSPVFLFDDAPKLCTTDEFDVSEYVAVFDESSVTESSAVAGDVYCPTDDTMMSCRNETKRMKVGDGCRIGFRTKSEVEILDDGFKWRKYGKKSVKNSPNPRNYYRCSTEGCGVKKRVERDRDDQRFVITIYEGVHNHISPCTLCHDYAHLPFAPSASAPWGRAMAGAPTISSSWAVQPAQWLESFLQDDM; encoded by the exons ATGGCGACTGCCGCTCTGGACATCGGTGGCCTCTCCTGCTCCCCTGTCTTCCTCTTCGACGACGCTCCAAAGCTCTGCACTACCGATGAGTTCGACGTCTCCGAATACGTGGCTGTCTTCGACGAGAGCTCGGTCACGGAGTCATCAGCGGTAGCCGGCGACGTCTACTGCCCAACGGACGACACCATGAT GAGCTGCAGGAACGAGACGAAGAGGATGAAGGTCGGCGACGGATGCAGGATCGGGTTCAGAACGAAGTCGGAGGTGGAGATATTGGATGATGGGTTCAAGTGGAGGAAGTACGGGAAGAAGTCGGTGAAGAACAGCCCCAATCCGAG GAACTACTACCGGTGCTCGACCGAGGGTTGCGGGGTGAAGAAGAGGGTGGAGAGGGACCGCGACGATCAGCGCTTTGTGATCACCATCTACGAAGGCGTGCACAACCACATCAGCCCATGTACGCTCTGCCACGACTACGCTCATCTCCCCTTCGCACCCTCGGCCTCAGCGCCATGGGGGAGGGCGATGGCGGGGGCGCCGACGATCTCCAGTTCATGGGCGGTGCAGCCTGCTCAGTGGTTGGAGTCGTTCCTTCAAGACGACATGTAG